The Pelmatolapia mariae isolate MD_Pm_ZW linkage group LG10_11, Pm_UMD_F_2, whole genome shotgun sequence genome includes a region encoding these proteins:
- the med13a gene encoding mediator of RNA polymerase II transcription subunit 13a: MSSCFVPNGASLEDCHSNLFCLADLTGIKWKRFVWQGPTSAPILFPVTEEDPILCSFSRCLKADILSVWRRCQQQGRRELWLFWWGDDPNFADLIHNELAAEDDGLWENGPSYECRTLLFKAIHNLLERCLMNRSFVRIGKWFVKPYEKDEKPINKSEHLSCAFTFFLHGESNVCTSVEINQHQPVYHLTEEHLTLAQQASSPFQVILSPFGLNGTLTGQSFKMSDPPTQKLIEEWNQFYPISPSAKENVSEDKVEDMDWEDESLASVEVLVGGVRMVYPACLVLVPQSDIPVVTPVGSSHCTAVYSGGHQVPASQREPAMSLVTLTPPTSPEEAQTVDSHSAQKWVKMPSSSDAFSVDRTSHHGGKIPRRLASQMVERVWQECNINRAQNKRKFPAATNGTCEEEPSEKVGTWDFVESSQRSYCSCSRYKLVKQRTANNTGQPQSAGQPSQPPTKHKTGGEKPEKGDKQQKRPQTPFHHRSLASDEAAIDTEATAGQRLALRSQDGARFPSIRSADVSAIQKAPQLHSGGVSTGPSEQANSPQPPPLSPHPCERSEESGEGMKNPSTPNSQHFYQPQPEACLVGVKGSSEEQGGPEALNQHFQSHQPNPHPGSSAYSEPPEPTVYVGAAINLEDDSSHAPWRLFNLPRRKEAELPTPLLPGDKLREEAAASQDNLVSVTEVMSTSKWPLKVSEERVQMYRARRNQHLAAAVTDGDHEPEVDPYAFEEGDVKFTFSNKKDKSGGEREPGKKHKGEDGGTGPSDDPQRAAPHNRVASTSLIHETDLVVSINDLDNLFNSDEDELAPGSRRPVNGTDGIFGNKESKSSILDPVPCSDHLIQMFPTPPSLEQHIMGYSPMNMCSKEYCTMEPSTGMTTVEGPSTLGGHFKIEVEESFCSPKPSEIKDYSFVYKPELCQPFVGCSMFAPLKTLPSQCLPPIKVPEDCIYRPSWTMGRDMLNPVPVMTYLNKDSNIPSVGSTMDQEYTPQTQTPFMINSAPPSNSGGTGILPSPATPRFSAPTPRTPRTPRTPRGPSSVQGSVKYENSDLCSPAASTPSTCRPLNSVEPATVPSIPEAHSLYVTLILSETVMNLFKDCNFDSCCICECNMNIKGADAGVYLSDPVSEAQKHCSCGFSAVVNRRYGNGSGLFLEDELDIIGRGTDISREAEKRFEELRLSSLERNGVGRSDHISDELILLLQDQCTNPFSPISVLEHDTVTRGPGGAPIPPCVRVEERDYRSDCYMAMEHGRQFMDNMSGGKVDEALVKSTCLHNWAKQNAVDVSALCSQDVLRVLMSLQPVLQDAIQKKRTVRSWGVQGPLTWQQFHKMAGRGSYGTDESPEPLPIPTFSVGYEYDFVVLSPFGLPYWEKLLLDPFGSQRDIGYLVVCPDNEALLSGAKTFFRDLTAVYESCRLGQHRPISKGYADGIVLVGGNGAKTPVDQPVSDWFLKAASSNSDTFAKLKLYAQVCRHNLAPYLASQALDSSLLTQPSPTPSSNQSSSTQLSNSTSSTASQQGSVNAAGSTVPSNSGPGNSSAPSNNLVTSSGQTGSTIPAKPGSFPPFGSMGGQGQGGGPQSGQLGQQAGTQNTGASGDNSSSQAQGPTEPPESTLEREKVGVPTDGESHAVTYPPAIVVYIVDPFSYEEADRGAGPVPAQSSVWTLGLLRCYLEMLQSLPPHIRNSVSVQIIPCQYLLQPVRGEDRHIYAQHLKSLAFSVFTQCRRPLPASTNVKSLTGFGPGLAIDTALKSPERPECLRLYTPPFILAPVKDKQTELGETFGEASQKYNVLFVGYCLSHDQRWLLATCTDLYGELLETCIINIDVPHRARRKKGSVRRLGLQKLWDWCLGLVQMTSLPWRVVIGRLGRIGHGELKDWSILLNRRNLQSLSRRLKDMCRMCGISASDTPSILSVCLVAMEPQGSFIIMPDSVSTGSVFGRSTTLNMQTSQLSTPQDTSCTHILVFPTSAIVQVASSNYTNIDTNIDILNPTTDGSDAIEILALLDQENDLVDPDIINISPTTSPVHSPGSHYHHGGDGSKGQSTDRMESHEEVPNLLQQPLALGYFVSTAKAGPLPDWFWSACPQAQNQCPLFLKASLHLHVSSVQSDELLHSKHSHPLDSNQTSDVLRFVLEQYNALSWLTCDPATQDRRSCLPIHFVVLNQMYNFIMNML, from the exons TGATCCTGAGTCCATTTGGTCTAAATGGAACACTGACTGGCCAGTCCTTTAAGATGTCAGACCCACCTACCCAGAAGCTGATTGAGGAGTGGAACCAGTTCTATCCCATCAGTCCCAGTGCCAAGGAGAATGTGTCAGAGGACAAAGTAGAGGACATGGACTGGGAGGATGAATCTCTGGCCTCTGTTGAGGTCCTTGTTG GTGGTGTGCGTATGGTGTACCCAGCCTGCCTGGTGCTGGTACCCCAGTCAGACATCCCTGTTGTGACCCCTGTGGGGTCCTCCCACTGCACTGCCGTCTACTCTGGTGGCCACCAAGTGCCTGCTTCCCAGCGAGAGCCCGCCATGTCTTTGGTGACACTCACCCCTCCCACATCACCCGAAGAGGCGCAGACAG TGGACTCTCACTCGGCTCAGAAGTGGGTTAAGATGCCTTCATCATCTGATGCGTTTAGCGTGGACAGAACAAGTCACCACGGAGGAAAGATTCCACGCCGGCTAGCCAGTCAGATGGTGGAGCGTGTCTGGCAAGAGTGCAATATCAACCGAGCCCAGAACAA GCGAAAGTTTCCAGCTGCAACCAACGGTACCTGCGAGGAGGAGCCAAGTGAGAAAGTGGGAACCTGGGATTTTGTGGAGTCTTCACAGAGGTCGTACTGCAGCTGTTCGAG ATACAAATTAGTGAAGCAACGAACAGCCAATAACACGGGCCAGCCTCAGTCAGCTGGCCAGCCATCCCAACCTCCGACCAAGCACAAAACTGGAGGAGAGAAGCCAGAGAAGGGTGACAAGCAGCAGAAAAGACCCCAGACACCCTTCCATCATCGCAGCCTGGCCAGCGACGAAGCAGCCATAGACACAGAGGCAACAGCTGGACAACGGTTGGCCCTGAGGAGTCAGGATGGAGCAAGATTTCCTAGTATTCGCTCTGCAGATGTATCTGCCATCCAAAAAGCCCCCCAGCTCCACAGTGGGGGCGTTAGCACTGGGCCATCAGAACAGGCCAACTCCCCTCAGCCCCCACCACTTAGTCCCCACCCCTGTGAACGCAGTGAGGAGTCAGGGGAGGGCATGAAGAACCCTTCGACCCCCAATAGCCAACACTTTTACCAGCCGCAGCCGGAAGCTTGCCTGGTCGGGGTGAAGGGCAGCAGCGAGGAGCAAggagggccagaggctctgaaTCAGCACTTCCAATCCCATCAACCCAACCCCCACCCCGGAAGCTCAGCCTACTCCGAGCCTCCTGAGCCTACCGTGTATGTGGGTGCAGCGATCAACCTGGAGGACGACAGCTCCCACGCACCATGGAGGTTATTCAACTTACCCCGAAGGAAAGAAGCCGAGCTGCCCACGCCACTGCTGCCTGGAGACAAGTTGAGAGAGGAGGCGGCCGCATCACAAGACAACCTGGTGTCGGTCACAGA GGTGATGTCTACGTCTAAATGGCCACTCAAGGTTTCCGAAGAACGCGTGCAGATGTATCGAGCCAGGAGGAACCAGCAtcttgctgctgctgtaacaGATGGAGATCACGAGCCTGAGGTCGACCCCTACGCCTTTGAGGAAGGAGATGTCAAGTTCACATTCTCCAACAAGAAGGATAAGTCAGGCGGGGAGCGGGAGCCAGGAAAGAAACACAAG GGTGAGGATGGAGGGACCGGTCCATCAGATG ATCCTCAGCGTGCAGCGCCTCACAACCGCGTGGCTTCCACCAGCCTGATCCACGAGACGGACCTGGTGGTGTCCATCAACGACCTGGACAACCTCTTCAACTCAGATGAGGATGAGCTGGCG CCGGGTTCCAGGCGACCAGTGAATGGAACGGATGGGATATTTGGCAACAAGGAATCCAAATCATCCATCTTGGATCCTGTACCCT GTTCAGATCATCTAATCCAGATGTTTCCCACGCCTCCCTCCCTGGAGCAGCACATCATGGGATACTCACCTATGAACATGTGCAGCAAGGAGTACTGCACCATGGAGCCCAGCACGGGCATGACAACAGTGGAAGGCCCTTCAACTCTAGGAGGGCACTTCAAGATTGAGGTGGAGGAGAGCTTCTGTAGCCCTAAGCCATCTGAGATCAAG GACTATTCTTTTGTGTACAAGCCAGAGCTGTGTCAGCCATTTGTAGGGTGCTCCATGTTTGCCCCGCTGAAGACATTGCCCAGTCAGTGTCTCCCACCTATCAAAGTACCAGAGGACTGCATCTACCGACCAAGCTGGACCATGGGCAGGGACATGCTCAACCCCGTGCCTGTGATGACCTACCTTAACAAGGACAG TAACATCCCCAGTGTGGGCAGCACCATGGACCAAGAGTACACCCCTCAAACCCAGACGCCTTTCATGATCAACAGCGCTCCACCAAGTAACAGTGGTGGCACCGGCATCCTGCCCTCACCCGCCACCCCCCGCTTCTCCGCCCCTACCCCACGTACGCCTCGCACCCCCCGCACGCCACGTGGCCCCTCCAGCGTCCAGGGTTCAGTCAAGTACGAGAATTCTGACCTCTGCTCCCCAGCGGCGTCAACCCCCTCCACCTGCCGACCGCTGAATTCGGTGGAGCCGGCCACGGTACCCTCCATCCCCGAAGCCCACAGCCTCTACGTCACCCTCATCCTCTCCGAGACGGTCATGAACCTCTTCAAGGACTGCAACTTTGACAGCTGCTGCATCTGCGAGTGCAACATGAACATCAAAGGAGCGGATGCGGGCGTGTACCTGAGCGACCCGGTCAGCGAGGCCCAGAAACATTGCAGCTGTGGCTTCAGCGCCGTGGTCAACAGGCGCTATGGGAACGGCTCGGGCCTCTTCCTGGAGGACGAGCTGGACATCATCGGCCGCGGCACGGACATCAGCAGAGAGGCAGAAAAGCGCTTCGAGGAGCTGCGGCTTTCCTCGCTGGAGAGAAATGGAGTTGGGAGAAGCGACCATATCTCGGATGAGCTGATTCTGCTCCTGCAGGATCAGTGCACAAACCCCTTTTCACCCATTTCAGTTCTGGAGCATGACACAGTGACTCGGGGGCCAGGCGGGGCTCCTATACCCCCATGTGTACGGGTAGAGGAGAGGGACTACCGCAGCGACTGCTACATGGCCATGGAGCACGGCAGGCAGTTCATGGACAACATGTCAGGTGGCAAGGTGGACGAGGCGCTGGTCAAGAGCACCTGTCTGCACAACTGGGCCAAACAAAATG CAGTGGACGTGAGTGCGCTGTGCTCTCAGGATGTGCTGCGGGTGCTGATGTCCCTGCAGCCTGTACTCCAGGATGCAATCCAGAAGAAAAGGACGGTGCGGTCATGGGGCGTTCAGGGTCCCCTCACCTGGCAGCAGTTCCACAAGATGGCTGGACGGGGCTCTTATG GCACAGACGAGTCCCCGGAGCCTCTACCCATCCCCACCTTCTCAGTGGGTTATGAGTATGACTTTGTGGTACTGTCTCCATTTGGTCTGCCCTACTGGGAGAAGCTGTTGCTGGATCCCTTCGGCTCCCAGCGGGACATCGGCTATCTGGTTGTTTGTCCTGACAACGAGGCTCTGCTCAGTGGCGCCAAGACCTTCTTCAGAGACCTCACCGCTGTTTATGAG TCATGTCGTCTGGGACAGCACCGGCCCATTTCCAAAGGCTACGCTGATGGCATCGTCCTTGTTGGTGGCAACGGAGCCAAGACCCCCGTGGATCAGCCAGTCAGTGATTGGTTCCTCAAGGCTGCCAGCAGCAACAGTGACACCTTCGCTAAGCTCAAACTCTATGCACAAGTGTGCCGCCACAACCTTG CTCCATACCTCGCATCACAGGCATTAGACAGCTCTCTCCTCACGCAGCCCAGCCCCACACCCTCATCCAACCAGTCATCATCCACACAACTATCTAACTCCACCTCCAGCACAGCCAGCCAGCAGGGTTCAGTGAACGCCGCTGGCTCCACTGTTCCCAGCAACAGCGGGCCCGGAAACAGCTCTGCGCCCTCCAACAACCTTGTGACATCGTCAGGCCAGACCGGCAGCACGATACCTGCCAAGCCCGGCTCCTTTCCTCCCTTTGGGAGCATGGGCGGCCAGGGCCAGGGAGGCGGCCCCCAGAGTGGACAGCTGGGACAGCAGGCTGGTACCCAGAATACTGGTGCCTCGGGGGACAACTCCAGCAGCCAAGCCCAGGGGCCCACAGAGCCCCCCGAGAG CACTTTGGAGCGAGAGAAGGTGGGAGTGCCCACAGATGGGGAGTCCCACGCTGTCACGTATCCACCTGCCATCGTTGTTTACATTGTGGACCCCTTTAGCTACGAGGAGGCCGACAGGGGCGCGGGGCCAGTGCCCGCACAATCCAGTGTGTGGACGCTGGGTCTGCTACGCTGCTACCTTGAGATGCTTCAGTCGCTGCCTCCACACATCCGCAATTCTGTTTCTGTACAA ATTATTCCATGCCAGTACCTGCTTCAGCCAGTGCGAGGTGAAGACCGTCATATCTACGCCCAGCACCTCAAATCGCTCGCATTCTCAGTGTTCACTCAGTGCAGACGGCCACTGCCCGCCTCCACCAACGTCAAATCACTGACTGGCTTCGGCCCGGGCTTGGCCATAGACACTGCATTGAAGAGCCCAGAG AGGCCAGAGTGTCTGCGTCTGTACACGCCGCCGTTCATCCTCGCACCTGTGAAGGACAAGCAGACAGAGCTGGGGGAGACGTTTGGAGAGGCATCTCAGAAGTACAACGTGCTATTTGTAGGTTACTGTTTGTCCCACGACCAACGGTGGCTTCTGGCTACCTGCACTGACCTGTATGGGGAACTCCTGGAGACCTGCATCATCAACATAGATGTACCCCACAG GGCACGGAGGAAAAAGGGGTCAGTTCGGCGTCTCGGCTTACAGAAACTGTGGGATTGGTGTTTGGGACTCGTGCAGATGACATCCCTTCCCTGGAGGGTGGTGATTGGCCGACTAGGCAGGATCGGGCACGGAGAGTTGAAAG ACTGGAGCATTCTGTTGAACaggagaaacctgcagtcactGAGTCGACGTCTGAAGGACATGTGCCGAATGTGTGGCATCTCTGCCTCAGACACTCCCAGCATCCTCAGCGTGTGCTTGGTTGCCATGGAGCCACAGGGATCCTTTATCATCATGCCAG ACTCGGTGTCGACGGGCTCGGTGTTTGGCCGCAGCACCACCTTAAACATGCAGACATCGCAGCTTAGCACGCCGCAGGACACTTCCTGCACCCACATCCTGGTCTTCCCCACCTCTGCCATCGTCCAGGTCGCCAGCTCCAATTACACCAACATCGACACCAACATCGACATTCTCAATCCCACCACTG ATGGCTCTGATGCTATAGAGATCTTGGCCCTGCTCGACCAGGAGAATGATTTAGTGGATCCAGACATCATCAACATCTCACCTACCACCTCCCCGGTGCACTCCCCTGGCTCTCATTACCACCACGGAGGTGATGGCAGCAAG GGTCAGAGTACCGATCGTATGGAGTCCCACGAAGAAGTTCCTAACCTCCTGCAGCAGCCTCTGGCACTTGGCTACTTTGTCTCCACGGCCAAAGCCGGCCCACTACCCGACTGGTTCTGGTCAGCCTGTCCGCAGGCTCAGAACCAGTGCCCACTCTTTCTCAAG GCCTCTTTGCACCTCCATGTGTCTTCAGTGCAATCAGATGAACTGCTGCACAGCAAACACTCCCACCCCCTCGACTCCAATCAGACCTCAGATGTACTCAG ATTTGTGCTGGAGCAGTACAACGCCCTCTCCTGGCTGACATGTGACCCGGCTACGCAAGACCGACGATCGTGTCTACCAATTCACTTTGTGGTGCTCAACCAGATGTACAACTTCATCATGAACATGTTGTAA